A single window of Coffea eugenioides isolate CCC68of chromosome 7, Ceug_1.0, whole genome shotgun sequence DNA harbors:
- the LOC113777677 gene encoding putative UDP-rhamnose:rhamnosyltransferase 1, with the protein MANKSGSLHVVMFPWLAFGHFIPFLELSKFIAQKGHRVSFISTPKNMDRLPKLPPNLASSITFVKIPLPPVDGLPENVEATVDLGGLDVAFLKKAYDGLEPDLTRFLEDSAPDWIIYDFAPYWLPPIAAKLNIARSFFSIVSASTVVFFGPSFDAMINGTDPRSKVEDYIVPPKWIPFESKVAYKLYESKWVVGASNLDGSGASDMYRVGSVIKGADVVLVRHCREFEGQWLNLLENLQQRPVMPLGLMPPKVEKSGLESNESWIAIKKWLDGQGKGSVVYVAFGSEVSMSQLELGELALGLELSGVPFFWALRNPSGLPEGFEDRVEGRGIVWKNWAPQLNILSHDSVGGFLTHCGWSSSIEGLMLGHPLIMLPFVIDTGLVARILEEKQVGIEIPRNPVDGSYTRDSVAKSVRLIMEEDEGKFYRDKAKEISAVFGDRELHDGYVQRFVDYLEKNVRKST; encoded by the coding sequence ATGGCAAACAAATCCGGCAGCTTACATGTTGTCATGTTCCCATGGTTAGCCTTCGGCCATTTCATCCCTTTTCTAGAGCTCTCCAAGTTCATAGCTCAAAAGGGTCACAGAGTTAGCTTCATTTCCACCCCCAAAAACATGGATCGCCTCCCTAAACTCCCACCGAATTTAGCATCTTCTATTACTTTCGTAAAAATCCCACTTCCCCCAGTTGATGGGCTACCAGAAAATGTGGAGGCCACGGTAGACCTCGGCGGTCTTGATGTTGCCTTTCTCAAGAAAGCCTATGATGGCCTGGAGCCCGATTTGACTCGTTTCTTGGAAGACTCAGCTCCGGACTGGATTATTTACGACTTTGCTCCATACTGGTTACCTCCCATTGCGGCTAAGCTTAATATAGCGAGATCGTTCTTCTCTATTGTTAGCGCCTCAACTGTGGTATTCTTTGGACCCTCTTTTGATGCAATGATCAACGGTACTGATCCCAGAAGTAAGGTGGAGGATTATATAGTTCCGCCGAAGTGGATCCCATTTGAGAGTAAAGTGGCTTATAAGCTGTACGAGAGTAAATGGGTTGTGGGAGCTAGTAATCTAGATGGCTCGGGTGCATCGGATATGTATCGGGTTGGATCGGTTATAAAGGGTGCAGACGTCGTTTTAGTGAGACATTGCCGCGAGTTTGAAGGCCAGTGGTTAAATTTGCTTGAAAATTTGCAACAACGGCCTGTGATGCCGCTGGGATTGATGCCGCCCAAGGTGGAAAAAAGCGGCCTTGAAAGCAACGAGTCATGGATTGCAATCAAGAAATGGTTGGATGGTCAAGGTAAAGGCTCGGTGGTTTATGTGGCGTTTGGGAGCGAGGTGTCAATGAGTCAACTGGAACTCGGTGAGTTAGCCCTCGGGCTGGAGTTATCCGGGGTGCCATTTTTCTGGGCTCTAAGGAATCCATCTGGGCTGCCAGAGGGGTTCGAGGATAGAGTCGAGGGAAGGGGTATTGTTTGGAAGAATTGGGCACCTCAGCTTAACATACTGAGTCATGACTCAGTGGGTGGGTTCCTGACTCACTGCGGGTGGAGTTCGAGTATAGAAGGACTCATGCTTGGTCATCCACTCATCATGCTGCCGTTCGTCATCGATACAGGGTTGGTTGCTCGGATTCTGGAGGAAAAACAGGTGGGCATAGAAATACCAAGAAATCCGGTAGATGGATCGTACACGAGAGACTCAGTGGCCAAATCGGTGAGGTTGATCATGGAAGAAGATGAAGGAAAATTCTACAGGGACAAAGCTAAAGAAATTAGCGCAGTATTTGGAGATCGAGAGCTGCATGACGGCTACGTACAGAGGTTCGTAGATTACTTGGAAAAGAACGTACGCAAATCCACATGA
- the LOC113776795 gene encoding uncharacterized protein LOC113776795, producing the protein MARWFYTSAIPFNAVNNPLFPLMIRKLGEYGKGLKPPSYHEMRVTFLKKEVQETLNLLNMYKKEWKKTGCTIMSDGWSDQRKRTMNNFLVNSPAGTVFLSSVDTTDISKTAQKLFELLDGIVEKIGEDNVVQVITDNASNYKTAGKILMEKRKRLFWTPCAAHCIDLMLEDFQKFDSLHKVTIQKAKSVVTYIYSWGTVINWMKQFTNGKELIRPGVTRFATSYLTMRRLSELKGNLFNFFCSDKKKTSMYARRNKGKKIESIIFDNQQFWPNVELCLKIASPLIKVLRMVDSDEKPAMGFLYKAIDQAKEEIKQNVNNIRKRYESAFAIIDKRWEDQLSHPLHAAGYYLNPQFQYSPDFQSDANIKRGLYDCIAKMVPESGERVKIDLQLDDFRHANGLFGHENAVLTRNKKSPADWWESYGDECPELKNFAIRILSLTCSSSGCERNWSAFELVHSKRRNRLAQKRMNDLVFVMYNLKLRERQRQRQRVIEEIPFENLPSDDEWVTERENPTLPKENSWLRVLDDNPKCDTSDEEGNEDDEIEILTRNVQRVYDHEDRQTHVRRRQVKKMKEIHVIDEDDGPSTEFDRQDDDYLDMVPETDLQMGTNDLDDTNLDGDKDNAEDEFQENWDGEDDWENNDFDNMDYGNNEFDSNDENDWL; encoded by the exons ATGGCTAGGTGGTTCTATACAAGTGCCATTCCATTTAATGCTGTAAATAACCCATTATTTCCTTTAATGATTAGGAAATTGGGAGAATATGGAAAAGGACTTAAACCACCTTCATACCATGAAATGAGAGTGACCTTTTTGAAAAAAGAGGTGCAAGAGACATTGAATTTGCTCAATATGTACAAAAAAGAGTGGAAAAAAACTGGTTGTACTATTATGTCCGATGGATGGTCTGATCAGAGAAAGAGAACaatgaacaattttcttgtgAATAGTCCAGCTGGTACTGTGTTCTTATCTTCGGTAGATACcactgatatttcaaaaacagctcaaaaattatttgaattgttAGATGGTATTGTGGAAAAAATTGGAGAGGATAATGTTGTGCAGGTCATCACCGATAATGCTTCTAATTATAAGACAGCTGGAAAAATATTGatggaaaagagaaaaagattgTTTTGGACCCCTTGTGCTGCTCATTGTATTGATCTAATGTtagaagattttcaaaagtttgattCTCTCCACAAAGTTACTATACAAAAAGCGAAATCAGTGGTTACATATATTTATTCATGGGGTACAGTTATTAATTGGATGAAACAGTTCACTAATGGCAAGGAGTTGATTAGACCTGGAGTTACTCGTTTTGCTACTTCATACTTGACCATGAGACGTCTTAGCGAGCTGAAAGGGAATTTGTTTAACTTTTTCTGTTCggataaaaagaaaacaagcaTGTATGCTAGGAGaaacaaggggaaaaaaattgaGAGCATCATTTTTGATAATCAACAATTTTGGCCAAATGTGGAGTTATGTTTAAAGATAGCTTCGCCTCTTATCAAAGTATTGAGGATGGTTGATTCTGATGAAAAACCAGCCATGGGCTTTCTCTATAAAGCTATTGATCAGGCAAAAgaagaaatcaaacaaaatgtGAACAATATTCGAAAGAg ATATGAATCGGCATTTGCTATCATTGATAAAAGATGGGAAGATCAATTGAGTCATCCTTTACATGCCGCGGGTTATTATTTGAATCCTCAATTTCAATATAGTCCAGATTTTCAGTCGGATGCAAATATAAAACGTGGCCTTTATGATTGCATTGCTAAGATGGTTCCCGAATCTGGTGAAAGGGTGAAGATTGATTTGCAATTAGATGACTTTCGACATGCAAATGGATTATTTGGTCATGAAAATGCTGTACtaacaagaaacaagaaatctCCTG CTGATTGGTGGGAATCTTATGGCGATGAGTGTCCAGAGTTGAAAAATTTTGCCATTCGAATTCTCAGTTTAACTTGTAGTTCTTCTGGATGTGAGCGAAATTGGAGCGCATTTGAATTG GTACATTCTAAGAGAAGAAACCGTTTGGCTCAAAAAAGAATGAATGATCTTGTGTTTGTGATGTACAACTTGAAGTTGAGAGAGAGACAAAGGCAAAGGCAACGTGTTATTGAAGAAATTCCTTTTGAGAATTTGCCTTCAGATGATGAATGGGTGacagagagagaaaatccaacTCTTCCAAAAGAAAATAGCTGGTTACGAGTTCTAGATGACAATCCCAAATGTGACACTTCAGATGAAGAGggaaatgaagatgatgaaaTTGAAATACTTACAAGAAATGTGCAGAGAGTTT ATGATCATGAAGATCGTCAAACCCATGTCCGTCGAAGACAAgttaagaaaatgaaagagattCATGTTATTGATGAGGATGATGGGCCTTCAACTGAATTCGACCGCCAAGATGATGATTATCTTGATATGGTTCCCGAAACTGATCTTCAAATGGGAACTAATGATTTGGATGATACTAATTTGGATGGTGATAAAGATAATGCCGAAGATGAATTCCAAGAGAATTGGGATGGTGAagatgattgggaaaataatgaTTTTGATAATATGGATTATGGGAATAATGAATTTGATTCAAACGATGAAAATGATTGGTTATAA
- the LOC113777808 gene encoding putative UDP-rhamnose:rhamnosyltransferase 1: MANKSGSLHVVMFPWLAFGHFIPFLELSKFIAQRGHKVSFISTPKNIDRLPRIPPEFASSITFVKIPLPPVDGLPENVEATVDLGDLDVAVLKKAYDGLEPELTRFLEYSAPDWIIYDFAPYWIPHIAAKLNISKSFFCINSAASVVFSAPSLDAMVAGTDPRTKLEDFTVPPKWIPFESKLAFKLHESRFVVRSKNLDGSGVSDSYRFGSAIKGADVTLIRYCPEFEGKWLKLLEDLLQRHIIPLGLMPPPVEKSIVENNESWIAIKDWLDGQGKGSVVYVALGSEVSLNQLQLSELALGLELSGVPFFWALRNPSGLPEGFEDRVKGMGIVWKNWAPQLNILSHDSVGGFLTHCGWSSSIEGLMFGHPLIMLPFNIDTGLIARIMEEKRVGIEIPRNDVDGSYTSHSVANSVRLIMVENEGKIFKDKAKEISAIFGDQDLHDSYLQKCVDYLEKKRHESE, encoded by the coding sequence ATGGCGAACAAATCCGGCAGCTTACATGTTGTCATGTTCCCATGGTTAGCCTTCGGCCATTTCATCCCTTTTCTAGAGCTCTCAAAATTCATAGCTCAGAGAGGTCACAAAGTTAGCTTCATTTCCACCCCTAAAAACATCGATCGCCTCCCTAGAATCCCTCCAGAGTTTGCATCTTCTATTACCTTTGTAAAAATCCCACTCCCCCCAGTCGATGGGCTTCCCGAAAATGTGGAGGCCACCGTAGACCTTGGCGATCTTGATGTTGCCGTTCTCAAGAAAGCCTACGACGGACTTGAGCCCGAGTTGACTCGTTTCTTGGAGTACTCGGCTCCGGACTGGATTATTTACGACTTTGCCCCATATTGGATACCTCACATCGCAGCTAAGCTCAACATATCTAAATCATTCTTTTGTATTAATAGCGCTGCCAGTGTGGTATTCTCAGCACCCTCTCTTGATGCGATGGTCGCGGGTACTGATCCCAGAACTAAGCTCGAGGATTTTACGGTTCCACCGAAGTGGATCCCATTCGAGAGTAAATTGGCATTCAAGTTGCACGAGAGTAGATTTGTTGTGCGAAGTAAGAACCTAGATGGATCGGGTGTATCGGATTCGTATCGGTTCGGATCGGCTATAAAGGGTGCAGATGTTACATTGATAAGATATTGCCCCGAGTTTGAAGGCAAGTGGTTGAAGTTGCTTGAAGATTTGCTACAGCGGCATATAATACCGCTGGGATTAATGCCACCCCCGGTGGAAAAAAGCATCGTCGAGAACAACGAGTCCTGGATTGCAATCAAGGATTGGCTTGATGGTCAAGGTAAAGGCTCGGTGGTTTATGTGGCACTTGGGAGTGAGGTATCACTGAATCAACTCCAACTCAGTGAGTTAGCTCTTGGGCTGGAGTTATCCGGGGTACCATTTTTCTGGGCACTAAGGAATCCATCTGGGCTGCCAGAGGGGTTCGAGGATAGAGTCAAGGGAATGGGTATCGTTTGGAAGAATTGGGCACCTCAGCTTAACATACTGAGTCATGACTCAGTGGGTGGATTCTTGACTCACTGCGGGTGGAGTTCGAGTATAGAGGGGCTCATGTTTGGTCATCCGCTCATTATGCTGCCCTTTAATATAGATACGGGGTTGATTGCTAGGATAATGGAGGAAAAACGGGTGGGGATAGAAATACCGAGAAATGATGTAGATGGATCGTACACGAGCCACTCGGTGGCCAACTCGGTAAGGTTGATTATGGTGGAAAACGAAGGTAAAATCTTCAAGGACAAAGCTAAAGAAATTAGTGCAATATTTGGAGATCAGGATTTGCATGACAGTTACTTGCAGAAGTGTGTAGAttacttggaaaagaaaagacatGAATCCGAATAA